The segment GAagatgcaacaacaacaacagggaCAACAAGGCGGAAGCTTCGGTTCCAAGCAGATCAGACAAATGATGCAGAAGGCTCAGAACCTTCCTAACCAATGCAAACTCCAAACTAGACAATGCCAAGTCGGAAAAATCTCAATCACCACCTTCACCACTATCACCGAGGACACCACCTACAGCCGCCGTGGCTCGCAACAGCAGTGTGAGCACATCCGAAGCCGACAATTCAACCAGTGCCAAAACTTCATCCAACGACAAATGGGTTCCTATGCAACCCTTCTGATGAGCGTCAGCAGGCAAGGTCAACAGCCACAAGGTCTCGAACAATGCTGCAATGAGCTTCAGAACGTGGAGGAAGAATGCCAGTGCGAGGCCATGCAGGAGGTGTACAGGCAAGCCCAGAGGCAGCAGCAACAAGGGAGCCAACAACGTAGCCGACGTGGTGGACAGCCTCAGACCCAAGACTTGCAGCAGATTGTTCAAAGTCTGCCCAACCAATGCAAACTAGAAGTGCAGCAATGCCGAATCCCATCTACCATGTTCTAAGGTGGAGATTAATTAATGATCCAGGAATAAATGTCATTCGCATCTCTAATCAGGTTTTACGGTTTTGAATTTTGAGATGGGAGTAGTTGCAAAAATAAGTAGGCTCATGGAGAGATGAGTATCTATAAATCTCATGTAATCGCTCTTTCATCttttttatgaataaataaaatgatgGCTGCGTCTTTTATTCCCAGAAGATAGAGGAACATTTATAACCAACTTAATTATAACACAAAATTTCCGTTATATATTTGggttaaatattaaaattagaagAGTCTTCAAATTTATAAGGTAGAGCTttataaattgttttgaaatggTGTGATTGAAGTATAAGAGATCCATTTGTTTtgctagttataaatcacatgtgattgattatataaccgtatggttttctacttgtattcccctataaaagcattttaaatcctttaaaagataagttaggggtatgaactcacttggtagaagTGACGACTTGATGAAAACGATACTTTGCTCAGGCAGCACTTTGACGGgaaagacgtcgatttctcggaaatctcgggaacTTCGGGACTTCGGGCTTCCATCAGGGCTTCGACACGTAACCGAGGCGTCGGGGTAGTCTCGAGATGCTTCACACAGAGTAAAAGTAGAAAGGGAAGTAGAGTTGAGCAGCCTAAACCCGAGACCTTCAGTTTTTATTTATAGGGAGTGATTTtggagctcacgtcgtgagcatggagtggctcacgtcgtgaggtcgATCCTATCCATCTGCTGACTCGACTTCTGACAGCCCGACGCTGGACCCTATCCATCcttggctcacgtcgtgagcttcagGCTCACGTCATGAGTCCTCTGACAGGGTCGGAATTCGtgtcccgaacttcagaaattcatatctcccgCATACGAGTttcgattttgacgttctttatatccacgcgtagatgatattatgctctacaactttcgtttagactccgtcagctaattttgacttttttttaatattatatttttaactagCCGGGACTGGAAacgtccgttaaaaattcataacttctctatatgatgtccgttttcgtctgccttttaccgttgtactactattgtcgagattttcggttctcgtttaggttgtgccgGCTAAAAGTCGTTTGATCTCTATTTCgattttttagctgtctactgctatatctgaaacttagaaaaatcataacttcctcatacgaagttagatttggacgttctttttatatacgtttacggtttaatgatatctacgactttcatttagatacctaaggctaaaaagcattttattgaaatttctcgttttttgcttaacagtgttttaccggttttgttgcggatcttcgatgggtcataacttcttcgttataactcggattttagtgttatttatatttctgaaaaccttgttacgatatctatcaCTTTATATATCCCAATTGAGATTTtggaacatttcatttttgacgatatccttattatttcaaaaaataGGTTACAATACTTTACTTTAGAtcgttacattgacttgaaaataTCAGGTTGTTACAATGACCCTATGGCTGAGCTCTCCCCAACAAACTAATGTAcggcacttcctcccatagagaagCTCGTACGACGGTGCACCAAAACTAGAGTGATAGttattgttgtaagaaaactcagctaggggaaggtaggaatcccaactcccaccgcaATCGATGACACAAGCCCTCAGCATATCCTTGAGCATCTGAatggtccactcactctgaccatcaatctgagggtgataagcagtgctgaaatgcagtatcatacccaaatcctcatgaaatctctgccaaattcGAGAAGTGAAGCATACATCCCGGTCAGATATGATGGAAACTGGTACATCGTGGTGAGAAACTATCTCGCGCAGATATACGTCcgccaatttctcggccaaagAACTCTCCCGAATGCcaaggaaatgggcactcttcgtcaggcgatcaacaataacccataTGGCATCAAATCCCTTAGCCATCCTCagcagcttggtgatgaaatccatggtgatctactCTTATTTCCACATGTGAACCTTTAAGggttgcaacttgccatgcagCCTCTCGTGCTCTGTCTTGACCATCCGACAGGTTaagcatctctccacatacctTGCTACCTCcagcttcatgcatggccaccaatagcTAAGTATCAAGTCTTGATACATCTTCGTGCCTCCATGGTGGATCGAGAACCTGCacttgtgcacctcctccatcactaTCTTTTGGACCCCGCCATAAACTGGAACCCAAACCTGACCACATTATGTCAAAATCACGTGACTATCGGTGGCAAACCTACCAATCTGACCCCTgatcttctccttcttccaatTCTCTCTCTTGATTCCCTGgtcctgagcctccctgatcaaaTCTAGAAGTGGTGAGTCAATGGTCATTCTCAAACATAGTCCTTGAACAAAAGCACTAACCGCCTTGTGAATCAAGGTGTCGACGACCaaattggccttccctggatgataaaaaatctcacaatcataatccttaaccatgTCAAGCCACCTGCGCTACCTCATGATcatattcggctgatccataagatatctcaaactctaGTTATACGTGAAAATGATACAACGGACCCAATAGATATAATGTCACTAATTATTGAGGGCAAACACTGCtacccctaactccaaatcatgtttCGGTTAtctagcctcatgaggcttcaactgcctggATACATACACAAAGACCTTGCACCACTGCATGAGTATCACCCCTAAACTtgtgatcgacgcatcacaaaatatcacaaaatcctcaacatcATCAGGAAGAGTCAATAttggggcctcacataacttccTCCTCAAGGTCTCAAAAGTAGCCTGCTATTCAGGCCCCCAACGGAAATCCACACTCTTCTTCGTTAGGCGAGTCAGAGGAATAGCAATATTGGAGAAATCTTTGATGAATCTCCGATTGTAACCTGACAGCCCTAGAAAACTCTTAATCTTGGATGGagcttcgggacctcccactacaTAAATGCCTCAATATTattcggatcgaccaaaatctcattCTAATTGaggaggtgtcccaagaactagacctctcctaactagaactcacactttgagaaatTGGCATAAAGTCTCTCCTGTCTCAGTACCCCAAGTAACTCCCAGatatgctcctcatgttgctccctggttgtgacaacctgaaattttctattctgtacaacccttcacttcaatagaagtcaaaacagtttctgctaatttttaagcttttttggaataagtttgaggaTATTAGGATTAGCACtttaggagatattaggagagaggatgccctagggtctATTGTACATCATTaaagttccaaaaactccaagagtttggagtttacgacccaaaagGCATttgaaccgtaaactccatggagtatatatatggcacttagccatttttacttcatttcttccatttcaactagagaaaacccgatttctctcccaaggatcttcaagctttcgtcccaaattgtaagtacttctaccctATAGTGTATTAAAGCTTATTACATGTCCATATATCAAGGAAATCACCCAAGAAtcacaagaacaaggtgtttacggccaagatctccttaggccgtaaaccctaaaaaaaggtgccaaagtgtgccctagcTCCTTCTTTATGGTTAGGACTTAGCATAGATCCTTTCCTTGATGAGTGTAGCACCTGAAAAACACCAAAAACCCCCATGATTATGAGTTTACagtttgggaatctcccaaaactgtaaacacccccaaagggtgttttgatgcccttaacaccttagtaagccttgGATATTAGCATGGAACCTTACACCATTGAATTAGGGACTTCAAACATCGATTTGGTActtcttaccatgagtttacggctgtaaactcatggggaagtggtccccaggccgtaaacacaagttagGGTCATTTTTGGACCTTAACCTCACTTAGCCTCTTGTTtaagctttggagcacttaaccacttaagtatTTATAGTTTTAAGCCCCATTTGGtgacccaattgagagtttatggccaagagtaaactcccctggtccgtaaactccttaaggtatggtccaatgaccataaactcccgtataaggccttgcactcctttgttgcaacccgatagcctcctaacactttgaccaaagtgttttcctcacattaggatgtttatacatgtttaattagtgttataatcactaattacatatatacatatgtcttcatatgttattaggatcattgtgtgtgtctaagtcttcacttgacaccaagcacttgtcctgCACTTCGATCCGATccgctcactacaggtgagttcataccccttaattaaccttttaaatgtttttaaatgtttataaatgctttatggggggtaatacaagtacaaacatgtttagttattataccaatcacatgtgattaataactagcatgcaaatggatttactatacggtagttgttttaccaaacagatttcttcaaataactttcttaaacgtttttacatgtttaaaactctttatcaaactgtcttatataatgtaagtttcctttcaaactcttttacaaatgtgtttcaaacaaaggttttccttatacttaaactgttttatcaaacaaaatactttcaaatcgtttcataaactgacatcaagtcatcgtttTCTTAGTATTAAATCTTTCAAAGGTGTTATGAAacttcatttatgcttttatattgtaaaATGAATGCCttaatatgtatagttatataaataatgtttaaagggcttaggatggtcagctcgctttatttccttttcctcgttaggatgtggccttagggcatcggttgctcgtccgaatgtcgtctaaatattaattatatatcatgtatacatatataggtataaaggttccattagtcagttcaatacctttggggtagcaaaggtatacttccgGATATAcccgtacattactagtaactataatgggtatagttaggcTTGGCAGTTATAGCGGTCCAAAATCAAATATCGGTCAAGGGACGATATTTGAGATATAGGTTATTGTGGTGAGATATCGGTATTTTTATATcatgcataatatatatatatatatatatatatatatatatatatatatatatatatatatatatatatatatatatatatatatatatatatatatatatatatatatatatatatataacgtaagACATATATAATAGTAATATCAAAAGTGAAAACTTAAAAGGATGGATTTAacaatatcatcatcatcatcatcatcaccatcatcatcatcaccaattaAAAATTAAGTACTTAACCTAACAAGATGATCAAACTTGTACAAACTAGCACGTTAACACTTAAGTATTTAACAATTAACACAACAATAGGATCAATTAAGTACCTAACATAACAGTAGGTTCAAATAAGTTAAGACCATAAGACTTAAGACAATGATTTAACACTAACAGAAGTAACTAAAATTACTTAACTAATATCCCACCTGGAAATCACCTGGAAATATCGCTGAATATCGGTTAAATATCGGTAAATATCACCGATTTTTGTGGTTCCGATATTTTGGACCGATATTTGACACCGATATTTTTTAAAGGTACCGATAACCGATATCCCACCTAGAAATTACCTGGAAATCGCCGATATTAACTGCAtaatagttaggagatactacttataagtccaagtacaaggaatcacacaagagtcagttcatacatgagtacgtttacatagatacgcttacatgagtacgtttacatagatacacttacatgagtacgtttacatagatacgcttacatggatacgcttacatgagtatgttgacatagatacgcttacatgaacacatttacattaatacgtttaatagatactattacatagaatcTGTTACAGACGATTTGGGATTTACCATTCCACACCCAAAACTAttagctacagtagggaaaagGAGCATCGACGGGTGTCCAAGGTTGTACTtttcggcgagtttccacgccgtgaatatcctagtacaaaaggatacattcttttagttattatattattttccttcctttactttgtgacacattcacatgaacgacAAGATAGGATATATTTGATGTAGataaactattttccttattacctttatattgtgactcatacacataaacgacgaggtaggctatagttttatactaatagtttaaacagggaaaaaccgtcacatttacagtgatacttacttacaaaacagtcgggtcttggtagaagactacttgtatACTAAtaagaaatatgggattttctagggttttcaaacgtttacgattacttacaaacattttcatactcatACAAACTTTTCTCCAAATTTCCAAGGTCTttactttacagttttacaaatcaaagacacaataatacttatgaattcaccacttttattgttgatactcgctttcaaaataatttgtattctcaggtcacaaatagacaggtacgacgaccaggttttgtgaagacgagcagtcaagactcgtcttttattttgatcattcattatggtgtttattttatgaaagaacacacttgtaattaaaattatactattaatgcaatagatgatgttgtttcttgtttactactttgcattgttgtgatacattacatgacgtcctctgccccagaacgtttccaccattctcggttttgggatgtgacactggtcttggaataaaccataATGTCATCAACAAAAAACATAACTGACCGGtcaagcatcggcctgcatacccggtTTATCAAATCCATAGATgttgtcggtgcgttggtgagcccaaacagcatcaacacgaactcatagtggccataatgAGTTTGGAATGTTGTCTTCTCCAAATCCTCATATCTGACTCTCAACTTATGGTAACCCGATCTCAGATcagtcttggaaaaccaagatgcaccctacaagtgatcgaagagatcatcagTCCTAGGAACTACATAGCAATTCTTCGTCGTCAAATTGtccaactcccggtaatctatgcacatacggtgaGACTCATccatcttcttcacaaatagaatcggtgCTCCCAGGTTGAACTACTCGGTCTTATAAGTTTCTGGTCCAATAGCTCCTAAAGCTAATAGGACAACTCATGCATATCTGGTGGTGCGAGGAGATATGGCACCTTATCAATCGGGGCCACACCAGGGATcagatcgatcctgaactccacctgcctcttgaGAGGCACACTGGGTAAATCATTTGGTAAAATACTTAGGAACTCTCTGACCACTGGCACATCTGAAACCGAAACTATCCCTTCATCCTGAGTGTTAACCACATATGCAAGTTAACCTGAACACCCATGATGGAGATATTTTCGATCCCTATCGTTCGAACAAAAAGCTAAACAAACCCTGGTACCCTCACTATAAATggtcaattctcccccacttagggttgaAACTACCATAAGTTGCCTCCTACAATCGATCGTGGCTCCAAACCTGCTCAACTAATCCATCCCCACGATCAGGCACACATCCCAGATAGGGATGGGAATCAAGTTAATAGGGTAAGACACCCTGAATATCTCCAAAGTACAATCGCAAAAAACATTCAAAGCAGAAACCTGATGTTCATTAGCAATGGAAACTCGCAACGAACACTCCAACTCCCCAAGGTTCATATCGAAATCCCTACTGAAACATTAAGATACAAAAGCCCGAATCGCTCCCGAGTTAAAAAGCACAAGAGCAGGCAATGAATTCACTATGAATGTACCATTAACGACATTAGGCGCCGCTCTGGACTCCTCTGTTGTGATCTAAAAATCACGACCCTTGgccttcggggcctcggcctttcTCCCATTGCATGGGTCTCaatctcaatctccctcttccaggtGAAAGACTACGGCTCGGAGAGGGAACTATACCTCTATGTTGACGCAAACTCATGGATCTCAGTTgagagcatgctcaagtaacagGACATCTTAACCTGCTCCGAGGCAGCATACTCAAGGTAGAAAAGAGCTCTCttagtaaacatcttggtgattgTTTGGTGCATTTCATGCACCCATTTTATAGCTTTATTCCATAAATGTGCATTGCATTTatgtttaaactcatgcattttgaatgtttttcgggatttttcatgagacAATTTCATTCACACatttttgtgatatttcagggacttttggaggtAGGATATTGTTGGAGGAGGTAAATAAGAGTTGCGGACAAAATTTCGGGACTTGCAAAGCACCGAGGAGCAAaatatcaaagaaatgaagattttggctttacagagatttacacggccgtgtaaatggaaGCCTTGCATTTACACACCCGTGTAAACGTAGATTTTTGTGCAATGTATTTTTGTGTTTACACGGGCGCGTAAACGACAATGTTAATTTACgtgggccgtgtaaacgtaaatGCGGGTTTTAAAGCGGTTTTTCACCATTCTTAGAGGGGGGAACCAGTTTTTTATAAAGGGGAGTTGATTTTGGGAGCAGAGAAGGCGATTTTCTGGAGGATTTTGGAGGTGATTAACACTTGgaaacatttgatttcattttgtaagaactttaatttcattttctagatttgtgatcttgttctagtcaacagtggctagaaccctagattctccaactttatgtctcgacttctagttgtgatttcaatcatatgacttgatgtttgctttcaattttctatctagtgaatttgattttgtttcaattgaatgtttgattctaattgtgattcttattggccatttgaattagtgttagatcattcaagttatctaattgaAAATCCGTAATTGTGTTATGTAAATTGGACTAGGTATCAACCACAAAACTGATTtttattgaatgaatttagtgtaaatcttattcacacattcttatgctcccgaGCTTCTGAGGAGTGttgagtgttgttgggaacattcacagaaagtttaatgcaatctttCAACCTAATTCTAAGAACTTGTTTAGATAGATTGGTAGGGTTAGGATTAATCATAGAGCTTATTTTGGTTAATCAATGTGGTGAATAGGAGGTGCTAGAGCTTGTTAGCATTTCCAAGTACCaatttagatagaattgaacGAATATCATTTCATCCgtggaatcacattgctaatttgtcttgcatggagttggagtccttacaaatcTTGAATCTACTTCATTTAATCAATCATTTACTTATTGTTTTATTCTATTGTTTAAATCATTGCTTATAAATACCCCCATTCTGTGACCATTTTTGTACCTTACGCAAAAAGGTATAAGaacttgtcccgtgtctctgtggatcaacCCTGCTTACCTTGTATTACCTTTTTAGTGCAAAGTAACAGTGTTTTGGAGTCAttttgtacccctttatttgttgggtttgacgccCCCAACAGTGATCTCTGTCGCCAACTCTGTCATCCGCTTCAGCAACAAATACTCCTGGGCTAACCTCTCCCTCTCGACCAATCGAACATACTCAGCATGGAACATATCAATGAACTAATCACAAGTCACTACGGTCCTCTCTACGGGACTATAAGCACCGACCACCggcttccaccaatccttcacccccAAGCGAAGAAGGTTCGAGGTGAACATGACCTTTTGGTCCTCTAGGCataaacatgtgaagaaacaaacctccacatcagatatccacctcatagtgGTGATTAGGTCCTTGAACTTGTCGAGCTTTAagggcttcgtgttgctgaagtcCCGTTGCTAAACCATCATTCTCTTTCTTGCAGCAACAACAGTTACAGTGCACCAGTAACAGCCTCAGTAAAAATAGCATATTGATCATCAAAAATATCAATCATAACGATCTTGacagacccaaacatcttcgggATCGCCTCCCTAACTGCTATGGACACCTAAATGGTGATCATCTCGCGAATCTCATCATTAGTCAATCTTGGCCTCTCCAGGCCGTCAACTCCTGATCCCAAACCTCTAGTGATCGCCATACTGAAAACAAACTGGAATACATCAGTAAGCTTATAATTCATAGTAACATATCATTACAGGATCACTAAATCTTCAGGGTTCATGACTTCCTTGATATGCGTACGAGTcctatgcttctagtagtaccaaccatactaccttccacacctacccgtatttgtctcaaagGATCGTCACAGACCTCTCAGCCATAAAGCCCAAAAAactaggatacacatacatcATATACTCATTCTCTCAATAATAGCTAATTACTCCTTATGTTGGCCTTATAACAACCatactcactcatgaaacttccactaacttgatgggttatgagcattctaacacttcctaagtgtacatgcaaccctaataaaccttggatctatgtttgtctaagatacatgcaaataattatttttccaaggttcatatcctaactagcatggcatggggaacttgaatcaaataaagctagtagaaatacttaccttgtagttgtagttgattccttggagttttagagcctagcaccaatagtgtggatgcctcaaatggaaatcacaaatcaccacaaacttggaactttgagagaatagtcactactatcttgaaatcggccctcacctcaacaagtgtcaactagtctgatttcaagaaccaaatccttctttatatagtgtggtggattagggttgcatccatgtaaaccctaatacccatgtctcttcatttccatgagatccatgggttaaagctccatggagtatccatggacttttccatgcaagcctagcccattccaaataaaccttagcccacactatataaatatagaagcttatatttaattagtaatatctttgatctctaaattaatcctagattaattatagatcaatactaattaaataatatgatcctattttaatatattagaacttataatatattaataaatcataacttgtactattctcaacagattatccataaattgttcaggtgaagtgcaacccaaatggaccatgccgggtcgggtcaagtacataccaaatatagttatggacttagacactatatccaacagtctcccacttggataagtctaataactatagttgcaagtatgacttcaggaaccgatcagcaatcgtagctctttaaactctgttgaactagaacgcgccattttagataagtgatcatataatcctctgttctagatatcaaccagacaaatacatggaacatggtcttacttattgcccagcatttgtttcccgatttccgatttgtttgacatagaacttaactgaacacatcaatttagttctgaccgggcccggtacataggtcaaaacaaaatcatcaaggggcccagatatcagcttctaatccaagaaggaacagataaacttcgactcatatgtttgttctaccactcattgaattatacacaaaggcacgttttataacatcgagttaccaatgcgttttcgtacaatcaatgcataaacaactcataagtaacaaatcatatctctaggtttgaagacttatatgatattaccgtctcacgatcactcgagataaaattccatgaagtgattccagtgagcgtgggttgagtccaatgctcagaacttatgagcactcatgattgttgtagccatgtccaacaccttagacctctgcaaccaatcatgacagtcttgattcatacctacttccgacatatgaccgactgtggaggtttgaataatatgatataccaaacataattattctggaagtcaaaacatgcaaaagaaatatagtaaacgatcgacaagagatagcaacactttactcataaataaaacaccttttattcatcatctaatgtcaattacactttacaaatttcataatttatctaactactaaaacttatatcatccttcagccctatgctccgagcatgttggagatgcttaaccctattcagtcccttcgtgaggggatctattgggttctcatccgatgataccctctttgccacgaggattccttcttctattcgatgtctggtgaagtgatattttctgtcaatgtgcctggatctcccatgatctcttggttccttggctaaggcaaccgcactattgctgtcacagaaaatctccattggctcttttatagctggtacaactccaaggtctctgatgaagttctttagccatatagcctcctttgttgcctcgcttgctgctatatactctaattcacaagtggaatcagccattgtctcctgcttggaactcttccaagtgattgctcctccgtttaaggtaaagacccagcccgactgagagtggaaattatccctatcagtctagaagctagcatcactataccctacaactctcaagtcatcactcccaccgagggtaaggacccagtccttagtcctccgcaggtacttgaggatattctttaccgcagtccagtgtgccttgccagggttcccctgatacctgctaaccatgctcaaagcaaaggctacatcaggtcgagtacacgtcatagcatacatgatcgatcctacagctgaagcataaggtagtcgactcatttctgctatgtcagcctcagtactagggctttgtgtcttactcaatctggcattactctaaatgggtaac is part of the Lactuca sativa cultivar Salinas chromosome 7, Lsat_Salinas_v11, whole genome shotgun sequence genome and harbors:
- the LOC111911991 gene encoding 2S seed storage protein — protein: MAKLIALALAFTALVAFASAHSTIITTTIEEESTFSKQQCSRQLQGQRLNQCQRYLAQGQSLYEEDDRSQKQGGLQLCCQELQFVDEQCQCEAVKEAFREAQKMQQQQQGQQGGSFGSKQIRQMMQKAQNLPNQCKLQTRQCQVGKISITTFTTITEDTTYSRRGSQQQCEHIRSRQFNQCQNFIQRQMGSYATLLMSVSRQGQQPQGLEQCCNELQNVEEECQCEAMQEVYRQAQRQQQQGSQQRSRRGGQPQTQDLQQIVQSLPNQCKLEVQQCRIPSTMF